The Paenibacillus amylolyticus genome contains the following window.
CGTGTTTGGCCTGTCTTGGCATCGTACAGACTGGTCGTGAAATCCGCATACTCTCCGTAATGATCGCCGTTTCGATTCTCACGGATCAACAGCATGCCATCCTTCAGCTCCTCAAATCTCTGTCCTGCCCGAGCAGGAAATTGTGCAAGCTTGTTCCCCGTGTTCAGATCAAGCAGCAGCCACTGATTATCTAACGATAGCCATCTTTCAGCATTCGTGGTGGCAAAGGGATCCAGACGTTCAATTCCATCGAAATATGGATCAGTCCCCAATTGATCTATGGTAGATCGTTTGGCCTTCAAGCTCCATACGGTTCGCCCTGATTGCGGATCGACTGCGACCAGTTTATTCTTTTCCCAGTACAACACATAAGGATCATCAGCACTCTTGTTCAATAATTCGTAACCCTTAGCCAGTTTGCGCGTCCACAATGTTTTTCCGTTTGCACTGTCCAGAACCGTCAACCAACTGTTGCTTGAACTCTCCACAACCGGGCTATCCACAACCACAACGTTCTTCGCGGCAGTGATGCCATTTAGTCTAAAATTTTGCCTGGGGCTGTACGTCCACGCGACCTTCCCGCTCTTCAAGTTCAGATGACGGATACGATCCACGTATTTTTTCTTGTCAGGGTCATAATCGCTGTAGATTGTAACGTATTGGCGTGTTGTATCCACCTCTGCCTGCTGTCTTCCAAAGCCCCCATTCAGCCCCCATAATTTCTTGCCGGAATGCCGGTCAAGGGCATATATGGAACCTTCGTAGTAACCCCCGCTGAATCCCCCATCATCGCCTTTCATCAGGAGCACGTCATCCGTGGCTGCTTTTAAATATGTGTAGTTAATATCCCCCTGGTTGGTCCATAGCGGTTTCCAAGGGATTGTCTTCGGCAGCGTTGTGCCATACATTTTTGTTGTGAACCCATATTCATCCGCCCGGCTAATGTCCCCACTGGCAAAAACAGCGTTTCGATCCTTCTGCGGCAGATTCCAGCGAGTTCGCACCAGCTTGTCATTCTTGTTGAACGTGATCAGATATTGCCCATCTTCCCGTTCATATCTCCAGGTCTGTCCAATACTCATCGCGTAACCCGTGTCATTCAAGTTGGCCGATTTCTCTTTCCAATCTGGCTCGCCTAACCAGCCAGCCACCTGTTTGGAGTTGGTTCCTGGAGCCAGCTTGATATCCGTCAAATGACGTATAACCGAAGTCGGCAGCGATGCCGCTTGATCGAACCAGCCATCAGCCAGACTCATCCGTTGTTGTATGTCCTTTTCCTTG
Protein-coding sequences here:
- a CDS encoding PQQ-binding-like beta-propeller repeat protein, producing the protein MAADQMGIKYYTTKNEKYTLASVRGEWVQLKSTDHGNLWLPSWYALKESRSMTVTAPQSFTLQSGSKLYLAPDSSTTWSSQKTLTDKAVIVAKWKGWYGVSIAPRIWTKESSTYRPGLFWIKEKDIQQRMSLADGWFDQAASLPTSVIRHLTDIKLAPGTNSKQVAGWLGEPDWKEKSANLNDTGYAMSIGQTWRYEREDGQYLITFNKNDKLVRTRWNLPQKDRNAVFASGDISRADEYGFTTKMYGTTLPKTIPWKPLWTNQGDINYTYLKAATDDVLLMKGDDGGFSGGYYEGSIYALDRHSGKKLWGLNGGFGRQQAEVDTTRQYVTIYSDYDPDKKKYVDRIRHLNLKSGKVAWTYSPRQNFRLNGITAAKNVVVVDSPVVESSSNSWLTVLDSANGKTLWTRKLAKGYELLNKSADDPYVLYWEKNKLVAVDPQSGRTVWSLKAKRSTIDQLGTDPYFDGIERLDPFATTNAERWLSLDNQWLLLDLNTGNKLAQFPARAGQRFEELKDGMLLIRENRNGDHYGEYADFTTSLYDAKTGQTRWTLKGKIERGLVEDDQLYVIKNGYPAALSYDTGETRWGAKDTIATLRYPMNQGSYLIIDDQLLLPNDENWLVMSKKSGALLGRVYDVVMGSPEHRDRDAKNGTINRIGNEVYVGSSNGRFRVYEASLLQEAISP